Proteins co-encoded in one Gossypium arboreum isolate Shixiya-1 chromosome 11, ASM2569848v2, whole genome shotgun sequence genomic window:
- the LOC108455727 gene encoding uncharacterized protein LOC108455727 isoform X2, with translation MHVSWSRVVASKSSGQSASIKCPLCKTDNFSIISGFDGTCFQRHYVDQDFRNRFTFSKAHKYRLQCYYSEPGILNDIFDVSRFWKSRKYRQSNSWLQSWLKRELQALMQEEDVDIVVHHIHGVIESFWTRIEHTRVLLKKSAEAYWQDNFRIAITEAAKPFLLARTDRFVNELELFLASGLNIEAYDAVYMQRLGWNTSGSITTKPVQQVVPFLHIFDVGSDQDE, from the exons ATGCATGTTTCC TGGAGTAGGGTGGTTGCTAGCAAGAGCTCCGGCCAATCAGCCTCTATAAAATGTCCTTTATGCAAG ACAGACAACTTTTCAATAATCAGTGGGTTTGATGGAACCTGTTTTCAGCGACATTATGTAGATCAAGATTTTCGGAATAG ATTTACCTTTTCAAAAGCACACAAGTATAGATTACAGTGCTATTACAGTGAACCAG GTATCTTAAATGACATATTTGATGTATCACGGTTTTGGAAATCCCGCAAGTATCGTCAATCAAATAGTTGGCTTCAGAGTTGGTTGAAAAGGGAACTTCAAGCTTTAATGCAG GAGGAAGATGTTGACATAGTCGTGCATCACATACATGGTGTAATTGAATCATTCTGGACAAG AATTGAACACACTCGTGTACTATTAAAGAAATCTGCTGAAGCATATTGGCAAGACAACTTCAGGATTGCCATCACTGAAGCAGCAAAGCCTTTTCTATTAGCAAGAACAGATCGGTTTGTGAACGAGCTGGAGTTATTTCTTGCTTCAGGATTGAACATTGAAGCCTACGATGCAGTGTACATGCAACGCTTGGGTTGGAACACTTCAGGTTCCATTACCACTAAGCCTGTACAACAAGTAGTTCCATTCTTGCATATCTTTGATGTTGGCTCTGATCAAGATGAATGA
- the LOC108454788 gene encoding cysteine-rich receptor-like protein kinase 1 isoform X1, with amino-acid sequence MRFSVQHPLNIIMIWMLLMFASCFSPSSSALLSFGSRLKCGTNNETSQRFVRSVDKVMGALSKLIAAQGWGTFSDVDPPFTVFGLGQCYQHVNGKGCKLCFNTAKEELRRCVPATSGRIFLDWCFQRFDNYMFYNEGVDAKYDHLICGSPAGVYQQEFQRELDQVIRKVTNTALENNGYAAKAAKGGVTTVYALAQCWRAIDLETCSECLRHAASGLRKCPPGAEGKAMFSGCYMRYSTHRFFGPEAETEDNKGFSPWVIIGLASAGVACAVLGAIGTYISYKRFSKKKGLDDIPATRNNTSLNYMYGTLEKATDHFDESRKLGQGGAGTVFKGILPDGKVVAVKRLFFNTRQWVDQFFNEVNLISGIQHKNLVSLLGCSIEGPESLLVYEYVPNRSLDQILFVKNTINILSWSHRFNIICGTAEGLAYLHGGSGVKIIHRDIKSSNILLDENLNPKIADFGLACCVASDKSHVSTAIAGTLGYMAPEYLVRGQLTEKADVYAFGVLMLEIATGRKNNVFCERSSSTLYLVWKQYKAESITQAIDSTLKGRFDEREASIVLRVGLLCTQSSVALRPTMSEVAQMLTDRRCVIPSPKQPPFLNASVLSPEDTMTSSFMVGSSALNDPRTQKPGT; translated from the exons ATGCGATTCTCAGTCCAACATCCTTTGAACATTATAATGATATGGATGTTGCTGATGTTTGCTTCATGTTTCTCCCCTTCCTCCTCTGCTCTTCTATCCTTCGGATCCCGCCTTAAGTGTGGAACTAACAACGAAACCTCCCAGAGATTCGTTAGGAGTGTTGACAAAGTGATGGGAGCTTTGTCCAAATTAATTGCTGCTCAGGGCTGGGGAACCTTCTCTGATGTGGATCCACCCTTCACTGTCTTTGGATTAGGCCAATGCTATCAACATGTCAACGGAAAAGGTTGTAAACTCTGTTTCAACACAGCCAAAGAAGAACTTAGAAGGTGCGTCCCGGCCACATCGGGACGAATCTTTCTTGATTGGTGCTTTCAACGTTTCGATAATTATATGTTCTACAATGAAGGGGTTGATGCCAAATATGATCACCTAATCTGTGGCTCGCCTGCAGGTGTTTATCAACAAGAGTTTCAAAGGGAATTGGATCAAGTGATCAGGAAAGTAACCAATACAGCGTTGGAGAACAATGGATATGCGGCAAAGGCGGCCAAAGGAGGGGTGACCACCGTTTACGCATTGGCGCAATGTTGGAGGGCAATTGATCTAGAGACTTGCAGCGAGTGTTTGAGGCATGCAGCCTCGGGGTTGAGGAAGTGTCCCCCTGGGGCTGAGGGCAAGGCTATGTTTTCTGGGTGTTATATGAGGTATTCCACCCATAGGTTTTTTGGCCCAGAAGCTGAAACAGAGGACAATAAGG GGTTTAGTCCTTGGGTCATCATAGGATTGGCGTCAGCAGGAGTTGCATGCGCCGTGCTTGGTGCTATTGGTACTTATATAAGCTATAAGAGATTCTCCAAGAAGAAAG GGCTAGATGACATTCCAGCAACTCGAAACAATACTAGTTTAAATTACATGTATGGAACGCTTGAAAAGGCGACTGATCATTTtgatgaatcaaggaaattaggACAAGGAGGAGCAGGTACTGTGTTCAAGGGAATTCTCCCTGATGGTAAAGTTGTTGCAGTTAAAAGGTTGTTCTTCAATACCCGGCAGTGGGTGGACCAGTTCTTTAACGAAGTCAATTTGATCAGTGGAATTCAGCACAAGAACCTTGTAAGCCTTTTAGGTTGCAGCATTGAAGGTCCCGAGAGCCTTCTAGTTTATGAATATGTACCAAATAGGAGCCTAGATCAAATCCTGTTTG TTAAGAACACAATAAACATTCTAAGCTGGTCACATCGGTTCAACATCATATGTGGAACAGCTGAAGGGCTGGCATATCTTCATGGGGGTTCTGGAGTAAAAATCATTCATAGAGACATAAAATCCAGCAACATTCTCCTTGATGAGAATCTCAATCCAAAGATTGCTGATTTTGGACTTGCTTGTTGTGTTGCTTCAGATAAATCCCATGTTAGCACTGCAATTGCTGGAACATT AGGATACATGGCTCCTGAATATCTGGTTCGAGGACAACTGACAGAGAAGGCAGATGTTTATGCATTTGGGGTGCTAATGCTTGAGATTGCCACTGGTAGGAAAAACAATGTTTTCTGTGAGCGTTCAAGTTCTACTTTGTACTTG GTGTGGAAGCAATATAAGGCAGAAAGTATTACACAAGCTATCGACTCTACCTTAAAGGGCAGATTTGATGAGAGGGAGGCATCGATTGTGCTTCGAGTTGGGCTGCTGTGCACCCAGTCATCAGTTGCACTAAGACCAACCATGTCTGAAGTAGCTCAAATGTTAACTGATAGACGTTGTGTGATTCCCTCCCCGAAACAGCCTCCCTTCTTGAACGCTAGTGTGCTAAGTCCTGAAGACACAATGACTAGTTCTTTTATGGTCGGCTCTTCAGCTTTAAATGACCCAAGAACTCAAAAGCCTGGCACCTGA
- the LOC108455727 gene encoding uncharacterized protein LOC108455727 isoform X1: MNNREAQADQTGSYTSNQDPNPCPICLASLVKESYLDACFHKFCFNCIVQWSRVVASKSSGQSASIKCPLCKTDNFSIISGFDGTCFQRHYVDQDFRNRFTFSKAHKYRLQCYYSEPGILNDIFDVSRFWKSRKYRQSNSWLQSWLKRELQALMQEEDVDIVVHHIHGVIESFWTRIEHTRVLLKKSAEAYWQDNFRIAITEAAKPFLLARTDRFVNELELFLASGLNIEAYDAVYMQRLGWNTSGSITTKPVQQVVPFLHIFDVGSDQDE, from the exons ATGAACAATCGGGAAGCACAAGCTGACCAGACCGGCTCTTATACTTCAAACCAAGACCCGAATCCATGTCCAATCTGCCTTGCGTCCTTGGTTAAGGAATCCTATCTCGATGCATGTTTCC ATAAGTTTTGTTTCAACTGTATTGTACAGTGGAGTAGGGTGGTTGCTAGCAAGAGCTCCGGCCAATCAGCCTCTATAAAATGTCCTTTATGCAAG ACAGACAACTTTTCAATAATCAGTGGGTTTGATGGAACCTGTTTTCAGCGACATTATGTAGATCAAGATTTTCGGAATAG ATTTACCTTTTCAAAAGCACACAAGTATAGATTACAGTGCTATTACAGTGAACCAG GTATCTTAAATGACATATTTGATGTATCACGGTTTTGGAAATCCCGCAAGTATCGTCAATCAAATAGTTGGCTTCAGAGTTGGTTGAAAAGGGAACTTCAAGCTTTAATGCAG GAGGAAGATGTTGACATAGTCGTGCATCACATACATGGTGTAATTGAATCATTCTGGACAAG AATTGAACACACTCGTGTACTATTAAAGAAATCTGCTGAAGCATATTGGCAAGACAACTTCAGGATTGCCATCACTGAAGCAGCAAAGCCTTTTCTATTAGCAAGAACAGATCGGTTTGTGAACGAGCTGGAGTTATTTCTTGCTTCAGGATTGAACATTGAAGCCTACGATGCAGTGTACATGCAACGCTTGGGTTGGAACACTTCAGGTTCCATTACCACTAAGCCTGTACAACAAGTAGTTCCATTCTTGCATATCTTTGATGTTGGCTCTGATCAAGATGAATGA
- the LOC108454788 gene encoding cysteine-rich receptor-like protein kinase 1 isoform X2, whose product MRFSVQHPLNIIMIWMLLMFASCFSPSSSALLSFGSRLKCGTNNETSQRFVRSVDKVMGALSKLIAAQGWGTFSDVDPPFTVFGLGQCYQHVNGKGVYQQEFQRELDQVIRKVTNTALENNGYAAKAAKGGVTTVYALAQCWRAIDLETCSECLRHAASGLRKCPPGAEGKAMFSGCYMRYSTHRFFGPEAETEDNKGFSPWVIIGLASAGVACAVLGAIGTYISYKRFSKKKGLDDIPATRNNTSLNYMYGTLEKATDHFDESRKLGQGGAGTVFKGILPDGKVVAVKRLFFNTRQWVDQFFNEVNLISGIQHKNLVSLLGCSIEGPESLLVYEYVPNRSLDQILFVKNTINILSWSHRFNIICGTAEGLAYLHGGSGVKIIHRDIKSSNILLDENLNPKIADFGLACCVASDKSHVSTAIAGTLGYMAPEYLVRGQLTEKADVYAFGVLMLEIATGRKNNVFCERSSSTLYLVWKQYKAESITQAIDSTLKGRFDEREASIVLRVGLLCTQSSVALRPTMSEVAQMLTDRRCVIPSPKQPPFLNASVLSPEDTMTSSFMVGSSALNDPRTQKPGT is encoded by the exons ATGCGATTCTCAGTCCAACATCCTTTGAACATTATAATGATATGGATGTTGCTGATGTTTGCTTCATGTTTCTCCCCTTCCTCCTCTGCTCTTCTATCCTTCGGATCCCGCCTTAAGTGTGGAACTAACAACGAAACCTCCCAGAGATTCGTTAGGAGTGTTGACAAAGTGATGGGAGCTTTGTCCAAATTAATTGCTGCTCAGGGCTGGGGAACCTTCTCTGATGTGGATCCACCCTTCACTGTCTTTGGATTAGGCCAATGCTATCAACATGTCAACGGAAAAG GTGTTTATCAACAAGAGTTTCAAAGGGAATTGGATCAAGTGATCAGGAAAGTAACCAATACAGCGTTGGAGAACAATGGATATGCGGCAAAGGCGGCCAAAGGAGGGGTGACCACCGTTTACGCATTGGCGCAATGTTGGAGGGCAATTGATCTAGAGACTTGCAGCGAGTGTTTGAGGCATGCAGCCTCGGGGTTGAGGAAGTGTCCCCCTGGGGCTGAGGGCAAGGCTATGTTTTCTGGGTGTTATATGAGGTATTCCACCCATAGGTTTTTTGGCCCAGAAGCTGAAACAGAGGACAATAAGG GGTTTAGTCCTTGGGTCATCATAGGATTGGCGTCAGCAGGAGTTGCATGCGCCGTGCTTGGTGCTATTGGTACTTATATAAGCTATAAGAGATTCTCCAAGAAGAAAG GGCTAGATGACATTCCAGCAACTCGAAACAATACTAGTTTAAATTACATGTATGGAACGCTTGAAAAGGCGACTGATCATTTtgatgaatcaaggaaattaggACAAGGAGGAGCAGGTACTGTGTTCAAGGGAATTCTCCCTGATGGTAAAGTTGTTGCAGTTAAAAGGTTGTTCTTCAATACCCGGCAGTGGGTGGACCAGTTCTTTAACGAAGTCAATTTGATCAGTGGAATTCAGCACAAGAACCTTGTAAGCCTTTTAGGTTGCAGCATTGAAGGTCCCGAGAGCCTTCTAGTTTATGAATATGTACCAAATAGGAGCCTAGATCAAATCCTGTTTG TTAAGAACACAATAAACATTCTAAGCTGGTCACATCGGTTCAACATCATATGTGGAACAGCTGAAGGGCTGGCATATCTTCATGGGGGTTCTGGAGTAAAAATCATTCATAGAGACATAAAATCCAGCAACATTCTCCTTGATGAGAATCTCAATCCAAAGATTGCTGATTTTGGACTTGCTTGTTGTGTTGCTTCAGATAAATCCCATGTTAGCACTGCAATTGCTGGAACATT AGGATACATGGCTCCTGAATATCTGGTTCGAGGACAACTGACAGAGAAGGCAGATGTTTATGCATTTGGGGTGCTAATGCTTGAGATTGCCACTGGTAGGAAAAACAATGTTTTCTGTGAGCGTTCAAGTTCTACTTTGTACTTG GTGTGGAAGCAATATAAGGCAGAAAGTATTACACAAGCTATCGACTCTACCTTAAAGGGCAGATTTGATGAGAGGGAGGCATCGATTGTGCTTCGAGTTGGGCTGCTGTGCACCCAGTCATCAGTTGCACTAAGACCAACCATGTCTGAAGTAGCTCAAATGTTAACTGATAGACGTTGTGTGATTCCCTCCCCGAAACAGCCTCCCTTCTTGAACGCTAGTGTGCTAAGTCCTGAAGACACAATGACTAGTTCTTTTATGGTCGGCTCTTCAGCTTTAAATGACCCAAGAACTCAAAAGCCTGGCACCTGA